In one Oncorhynchus masou masou isolate Uvic2021 chromosome 23, UVic_Omas_1.1, whole genome shotgun sequence genomic region, the following are encoded:
- the LOC135510743 gene encoding recombining binding protein suppressor of hairless isoform X1 yields the protein MAPVVTGKFEERPQPQRLTREAMRNYLKERGDQTVLILHAKVAQKSYGNEKRFFCPPPCVYLMGSGWKKKKEQMERDGCSEQESQPCAFIGIGNSDQEMQQLNLEGKNYCTAKTLYISDSDKRKHFMLSVKMFYGNSTDIGVFLSKRIKVISKPSKKKQSLKNADLCIASGTKVALFNRLRSQTVSTRYLHVEGGNFHASSQQWGAFYIHLLDDEESEGEEFTVRDGYIHYGQTVKLVCSVTGMALPRLIIRKVDKQTALLDADDPVSQLHKCAFYLKDTERMYLCLSQERIIQFQATPCPKEPNKEMINDGASWTIISTDKAEYTFYEGMGPVHSPVTPVPVVESLQLNGGGDVAMLELTGQNFTPNLRVWFGDVEAETMYRCAESMLCVVPDISAFREGWRWVRQPVQVPVTLVRNDGIIYSTTLTFTYTPEPGPRPHCNAAGAILRAGSDRLLTASSNIANNSDANNTYGPNGSNAGVTSSSTAATVVS from the exons GAAGTTTGAGGAGCGCCCTCAACCACAGCGCTTAACAAG GGAAGCGATGCGGAATTACCTGAAGGAGCGAGGCGACCAAACTGTCCTGATCCTGCATGCAAAAGTTGCACAGAAATCTTATGGCAATGAAAAAAG gTTCTTCTGTCCTCCCCCGTGTGTGTACCTGATGGGCTCTGGCTGGAAGAAAAAGAAGGAGCAAATGGAGAGAGACGGCTGCTCGGAGCAGGAGTCTCAGCCCTGTGCCTTCATAGGGATAGGAAACTCTGACCAAGAGATGCAGCAACTCAACCTAGAGGGAAAG aACTATTGCACAGCCAAAACCTTGTACATATCAGACTCCGACAAGAGAAAGCACTTCATGCTGTCCGTCAAGATGTTTTACGGGAACAGCACAGACATTGGCGTCTTCCTCAGCAAGAGAATCAAAGTAATCTCCAAGCCCTCCAAAAAGAAGCAGTCCCTGAAGAATGCAGATC TGTGTATTGCATCGGGGACCAAGGTGGCCCTGTTCAACCGGTTGCGGTCCCAGACGGTCAGCACGCGCTACCTACATGTGGAGGGGGGAAACTTTCATGCCAGCTCCCAGCAATGGGGTGCCTTCTACATCCACCTGT TGGATGACGAGGAGTCTGAAGGAGAGGAGTTCACTGTGAGAGATGGCTATATCCACTACGGACAGACGGTCAAACTGGTCTGCTCTGTCACCGGGATGGCCCTGCCACGACTG ATCATCCGTAAAGTGGACAAGCAGACGGCCCTGCTGGATGCAGACGACCCCGTCTCCCAGCTCCACAAGTGTGCCTTCTACCTGAAGGACACAGAGCGCATGTACCTGTGCCTTTCCCAAGAGAGGATCATCCAGTTTCAA GCCACTCCATGCCCAAAGGAACCAAACAAAGAGATGATCAACGACGGAGCGTCCTGGACAATCATCAGCACGGACAAGGCTGAGTACACCTTCTACGAGGGCATGGGCCCCGTCCACTCGCCTGTCACCCCCGTGCCTGTGGTCGAGAGTTTACAG CTAAACGGTGGTGGGGACGTGGCCATGCTGGAGCTGACGGGACAGAACTTCACTCCAAACCTGAGGGTCTGGTTTGGAGACGTCGAGGCAGAGACCATGTACAG GTGTGCGGAGAGCATGCTGTGCGTGGTGCCCGACATCTCTGCCTTCCGTGAGGGCTGGCGCTGGGTGCGGCAGCCGGTGCAGGTGCCCGTCACGCTGGTGCGAAACGACGGGATCATCTACTCCACCACACTCACCTTCACCTACACGCCGGAGCCCGGGCCGCGGCCGCACTGCAACGCCGCCGGAGCCATCCTGCGGGCGGGCAGCGACCGCCTGCTCACGGCTAGCAGCAACATCGCTAACAACAGCGACGCTAACAACACCTACGGCCCCAACGGCTCCAACGCAGGAGTCACGTCCTCTTCCACGGCCGCCACCGTGgtgtcctaa
- the LOC135510743 gene encoding suppressor of hairless protein homolog isoform X3, protein MWILWWEAMRNYLKERGDQTVLILHAKVAQKSYGNEKRFFCPPPCVYLMGSGWKKKKEQMERDGCSEQESQPCAFIGIGNSDQEMQQLNLEGKNYCTAKTLYISDSDKRKHFMLSVKMFYGNSTDIGVFLSKRIKVISKPSKKKQSLKNADLCIASGTKVALFNRLRSQTVSTRYLHVEGGNFHASSQQWGAFYIHLLDDEESEGEEFTVRDGYIHYGQTVKLVCSVTGMALPRLIIRKVDKQTALLDADDPVSQLHKCAFYLKDTERMYLCLSQERIIQFQATPCPKEPNKEMINDGASWTIISTDKAEYTFYEGMGPVHSPVTPVPVVESLQLNGGGDVAMLELTGQNFTPNLRVWFGDVEAETMYRCAESMLCVVPDISAFREGWRWVRQPVQVPVTLVRNDGIIYSTTLTFTYTPEPGPRPHCNAAGAILRAGSDRLLTASSNIANNSDANNTYGPNGSNAGVTSSSTAATVVS, encoded by the exons ATGTGGATTCTTTGGTG GGAAGCGATGCGGAATTACCTGAAGGAGCGAGGCGACCAAACTGTCCTGATCCTGCATGCAAAAGTTGCACAGAAATCTTATGGCAATGAAAAAAG gTTCTTCTGTCCTCCCCCGTGTGTGTACCTGATGGGCTCTGGCTGGAAGAAAAAGAAGGAGCAAATGGAGAGAGACGGCTGCTCGGAGCAGGAGTCTCAGCCCTGTGCCTTCATAGGGATAGGAAACTCTGACCAAGAGATGCAGCAACTCAACCTAGAGGGAAAG aACTATTGCACAGCCAAAACCTTGTACATATCAGACTCCGACAAGAGAAAGCACTTCATGCTGTCCGTCAAGATGTTTTACGGGAACAGCACAGACATTGGCGTCTTCCTCAGCAAGAGAATCAAAGTAATCTCCAAGCCCTCCAAAAAGAAGCAGTCCCTGAAGAATGCAGATC TGTGTATTGCATCGGGGACCAAGGTGGCCCTGTTCAACCGGTTGCGGTCCCAGACGGTCAGCACGCGCTACCTACATGTGGAGGGGGGAAACTTTCATGCCAGCTCCCAGCAATGGGGTGCCTTCTACATCCACCTGT TGGATGACGAGGAGTCTGAAGGAGAGGAGTTCACTGTGAGAGATGGCTATATCCACTACGGACAGACGGTCAAACTGGTCTGCTCTGTCACCGGGATGGCCCTGCCACGACTG ATCATCCGTAAAGTGGACAAGCAGACGGCCCTGCTGGATGCAGACGACCCCGTCTCCCAGCTCCACAAGTGTGCCTTCTACCTGAAGGACACAGAGCGCATGTACCTGTGCCTTTCCCAAGAGAGGATCATCCAGTTTCAA GCCACTCCATGCCCAAAGGAACCAAACAAAGAGATGATCAACGACGGAGCGTCCTGGACAATCATCAGCACGGACAAGGCTGAGTACACCTTCTACGAGGGCATGGGCCCCGTCCACTCGCCTGTCACCCCCGTGCCTGTGGTCGAGAGTTTACAG CTAAACGGTGGTGGGGACGTGGCCATGCTGGAGCTGACGGGACAGAACTTCACTCCAAACCTGAGGGTCTGGTTTGGAGACGTCGAGGCAGAGACCATGTACAG GTGTGCGGAGAGCATGCTGTGCGTGGTGCCCGACATCTCTGCCTTCCGTGAGGGCTGGCGCTGGGTGCGGCAGCCGGTGCAGGTGCCCGTCACGCTGGTGCGAAACGACGGGATCATCTACTCCACCACACTCACCTTCACCTACACGCCGGAGCCCGGGCCGCGGCCGCACTGCAACGCCGCCGGAGCCATCCTGCGGGCGGGCAGCGACCGCCTGCTCACGGCTAGCAGCAACATCGCTAACAACAGCGACGCTAACAACACCTACGGCCCCAACGGCTCCAACGCAGGAGTCACGTCCTCTTCCACGGCCGCCACCGTGgtgtcctaa
- the LOC135510743 gene encoding recombining binding protein suppressor of hairless isoform X2: MEGGALKFEERPQPQRLTREAMRNYLKERGDQTVLILHAKVAQKSYGNEKRFFCPPPCVYLMGSGWKKKKEQMERDGCSEQESQPCAFIGIGNSDQEMQQLNLEGKNYCTAKTLYISDSDKRKHFMLSVKMFYGNSTDIGVFLSKRIKVISKPSKKKQSLKNADLCIASGTKVALFNRLRSQTVSTRYLHVEGGNFHASSQQWGAFYIHLLDDEESEGEEFTVRDGYIHYGQTVKLVCSVTGMALPRLIIRKVDKQTALLDADDPVSQLHKCAFYLKDTERMYLCLSQERIIQFQATPCPKEPNKEMINDGASWTIISTDKAEYTFYEGMGPVHSPVTPVPVVESLQLNGGGDVAMLELTGQNFTPNLRVWFGDVEAETMYRCAESMLCVVPDISAFREGWRWVRQPVQVPVTLVRNDGIIYSTTLTFTYTPEPGPRPHCNAAGAILRAGSDRLLTASSNIANNSDANNTYGPNGSNAGVTSSSTAATVVS, encoded by the exons atggaagggggagCTCT GAAGTTTGAGGAGCGCCCTCAACCACAGCGCTTAACAAG GGAAGCGATGCGGAATTACCTGAAGGAGCGAGGCGACCAAACTGTCCTGATCCTGCATGCAAAAGTTGCACAGAAATCTTATGGCAATGAAAAAAG gTTCTTCTGTCCTCCCCCGTGTGTGTACCTGATGGGCTCTGGCTGGAAGAAAAAGAAGGAGCAAATGGAGAGAGACGGCTGCTCGGAGCAGGAGTCTCAGCCCTGTGCCTTCATAGGGATAGGAAACTCTGACCAAGAGATGCAGCAACTCAACCTAGAGGGAAAG aACTATTGCACAGCCAAAACCTTGTACATATCAGACTCCGACAAGAGAAAGCACTTCATGCTGTCCGTCAAGATGTTTTACGGGAACAGCACAGACATTGGCGTCTTCCTCAGCAAGAGAATCAAAGTAATCTCCAAGCCCTCCAAAAAGAAGCAGTCCCTGAAGAATGCAGATC TGTGTATTGCATCGGGGACCAAGGTGGCCCTGTTCAACCGGTTGCGGTCCCAGACGGTCAGCACGCGCTACCTACATGTGGAGGGGGGAAACTTTCATGCCAGCTCCCAGCAATGGGGTGCCTTCTACATCCACCTGT TGGATGACGAGGAGTCTGAAGGAGAGGAGTTCACTGTGAGAGATGGCTATATCCACTACGGACAGACGGTCAAACTGGTCTGCTCTGTCACCGGGATGGCCCTGCCACGACTG ATCATCCGTAAAGTGGACAAGCAGACGGCCCTGCTGGATGCAGACGACCCCGTCTCCCAGCTCCACAAGTGTGCCTTCTACCTGAAGGACACAGAGCGCATGTACCTGTGCCTTTCCCAAGAGAGGATCATCCAGTTTCAA GCCACTCCATGCCCAAAGGAACCAAACAAAGAGATGATCAACGACGGAGCGTCCTGGACAATCATCAGCACGGACAAGGCTGAGTACACCTTCTACGAGGGCATGGGCCCCGTCCACTCGCCTGTCACCCCCGTGCCTGTGGTCGAGAGTTTACAG CTAAACGGTGGTGGGGACGTGGCCATGCTGGAGCTGACGGGACAGAACTTCACTCCAAACCTGAGGGTCTGGTTTGGAGACGTCGAGGCAGAGACCATGTACAG GTGTGCGGAGAGCATGCTGTGCGTGGTGCCCGACATCTCTGCCTTCCGTGAGGGCTGGCGCTGGGTGCGGCAGCCGGTGCAGGTGCCCGTCACGCTGGTGCGAAACGACGGGATCATCTACTCCACCACACTCACCTTCACCTACACGCCGGAGCCCGGGCCGCGGCCGCACTGCAACGCCGCCGGAGCCATCCTGCGGGCGGGCAGCGACCGCCTGCTCACGGCTAGCAGCAACATCGCTAACAACAGCGACGCTAACAACACCTACGGCCCCAACGGCTCCAACGCAGGAGTCACGTCCTCTTCCACGGCCGCCACCGTGgtgtcctaa
- the LOC135510743 gene encoding suppressor of hairless protein homolog isoform X4 — protein MRNYLKERGDQTVLILHAKVAQKSYGNEKRFFCPPPCVYLMGSGWKKKKEQMERDGCSEQESQPCAFIGIGNSDQEMQQLNLEGKNYCTAKTLYISDSDKRKHFMLSVKMFYGNSTDIGVFLSKRIKVISKPSKKKQSLKNADLCIASGTKVALFNRLRSQTVSTRYLHVEGGNFHASSQQWGAFYIHLLDDEESEGEEFTVRDGYIHYGQTVKLVCSVTGMALPRLIIRKVDKQTALLDADDPVSQLHKCAFYLKDTERMYLCLSQERIIQFQATPCPKEPNKEMINDGASWTIISTDKAEYTFYEGMGPVHSPVTPVPVVESLQLNGGGDVAMLELTGQNFTPNLRVWFGDVEAETMYRCAESMLCVVPDISAFREGWRWVRQPVQVPVTLVRNDGIIYSTTLTFTYTPEPGPRPHCNAAGAILRAGSDRLLTASSNIANNSDANNTYGPNGSNAGVTSSSTAATVVS, from the exons ATGCGGAATTACCTGAAGGAGCGAGGCGACCAAACTGTCCTGATCCTGCATGCAAAAGTTGCACAGAAATCTTATGGCAATGAAAAAAG gTTCTTCTGTCCTCCCCCGTGTGTGTACCTGATGGGCTCTGGCTGGAAGAAAAAGAAGGAGCAAATGGAGAGAGACGGCTGCTCGGAGCAGGAGTCTCAGCCCTGTGCCTTCATAGGGATAGGAAACTCTGACCAAGAGATGCAGCAACTCAACCTAGAGGGAAAG aACTATTGCACAGCCAAAACCTTGTACATATCAGACTCCGACAAGAGAAAGCACTTCATGCTGTCCGTCAAGATGTTTTACGGGAACAGCACAGACATTGGCGTCTTCCTCAGCAAGAGAATCAAAGTAATCTCCAAGCCCTCCAAAAAGAAGCAGTCCCTGAAGAATGCAGATC TGTGTATTGCATCGGGGACCAAGGTGGCCCTGTTCAACCGGTTGCGGTCCCAGACGGTCAGCACGCGCTACCTACATGTGGAGGGGGGAAACTTTCATGCCAGCTCCCAGCAATGGGGTGCCTTCTACATCCACCTGT TGGATGACGAGGAGTCTGAAGGAGAGGAGTTCACTGTGAGAGATGGCTATATCCACTACGGACAGACGGTCAAACTGGTCTGCTCTGTCACCGGGATGGCCCTGCCACGACTG ATCATCCGTAAAGTGGACAAGCAGACGGCCCTGCTGGATGCAGACGACCCCGTCTCCCAGCTCCACAAGTGTGCCTTCTACCTGAAGGACACAGAGCGCATGTACCTGTGCCTTTCCCAAGAGAGGATCATCCAGTTTCAA GCCACTCCATGCCCAAAGGAACCAAACAAAGAGATGATCAACGACGGAGCGTCCTGGACAATCATCAGCACGGACAAGGCTGAGTACACCTTCTACGAGGGCATGGGCCCCGTCCACTCGCCTGTCACCCCCGTGCCTGTGGTCGAGAGTTTACAG CTAAACGGTGGTGGGGACGTGGCCATGCTGGAGCTGACGGGACAGAACTTCACTCCAAACCTGAGGGTCTGGTTTGGAGACGTCGAGGCAGAGACCATGTACAG GTGTGCGGAGAGCATGCTGTGCGTGGTGCCCGACATCTCTGCCTTCCGTGAGGGCTGGCGCTGGGTGCGGCAGCCGGTGCAGGTGCCCGTCACGCTGGTGCGAAACGACGGGATCATCTACTCCACCACACTCACCTTCACCTACACGCCGGAGCCCGGGCCGCGGCCGCACTGCAACGCCGCCGGAGCCATCCTGCGGGCGGGCAGCGACCGCCTGCTCACGGCTAGCAGCAACATCGCTAACAACAGCGACGCTAACAACACCTACGGCCCCAACGGCTCCAACGCAGGAGTCACGTCCTCTTCCACGGCCGCCACCGTGgtgtcctaa